AATAAAAGTGCTTTTGAAAAACGACGTGATAGTAATTGCCGCCGGCGGTGGTGGAATACCGGTGATCAGAGAAGACGGTATTCTAAAAGGTGTAGAAGCTGTGATAGATAAAGATAGGGCGAGCGCGTTACTTGCCATCGAAATCAATGCAGATTTGTTTGTAATATTGACAGGTGTTGAGAAAGTCGCACTGAATTATGGAAAACCAAACCAAAAAGATTTGAGTGAATTGAGCGTTGATGAAGCAGAAAGATACCTGAAAGAAGGTCAGTTCCCGTCTGGGAGCATGGGACCAAAGATAGAGTCCGCAATAGATTTTGTGAAAGCAACAGGTAGAGAATGTTTTATAACAGATATGGCAAAATTAGAGTTAGCATTGAATGGTAAAACTGGTACACGAATAAAGTGAAGTTGTTCCAATTCTTGGTAAGTTCAAAGGGGCACATGCCCCTTTTATTCATTTCAATATGACAACTTTTATGATGTGAACATAGACTGCTGCACCGATTTTTTCTGAAATAGAAATCAATCCAAATCCGATTGGTTTTGATGGAAGCTCTGTACCAAGAATCTGTGATAGTAATTTGTGTAATAGATCTGGATTTTCAACTCTGATTATGTTTGCATCGACTTGACTCCAATTCACCGATACTTTTAGATATCCACCTGACAGAGCCGGAAGAGGATTTGGTAGGTCACTGTCCACACGAATGAAATTTGAACTTTGGACTGTCCAGCTTGCGGCAGATCTGACATTTGTGTTATACACAAAAACTGATTTTTCTCTGATCTCTTTGGTTGAAAAGATCAAAATTTGAGGACTTACTACAAAACTTGGTCTTCCAATTGGCTCTGGAATCTGTTGGGTTTCTGCTAAAACGAGTGTACTGAAACACAAAACAATTAAAACGGTCCATATCAGCTTTTTCATAAAAAATCCCCCCTTTATGAATTATACAAACACGGACTCATTAAAAAGTCATTAGAAGATATTCATTTGGTACAAATGTTAACATCGCACTTTGGAGAATTAACTATTGGTGAATATCTGTGTTTTCTAAAGATAGCCGAAGTAATAATCAGTGAGAGTAAAAATTCAACAAAATATCTTTGCTTTTTTCCAGAATATCGTTCTTATTAGTTATTATTCAACAAGATTTGTCTTTGGGGCATGAGTTGAAATGTTATAACATTACAATGTACTACTATATCGCGGGGAGGTGTTTTTGTGAAAAAGTTGTTATTGCTCTGTCTTGGTCTTGTTCTGATTTTTGGTACAGTAGTTTTTGGAGCTTACGAGATCGCATTTATCGTCAAAGCAACGGACTCTGATTTCTGGCAGTACACCATTGTGGGTGCAAAGAACGCCGAAAAAGATCTGCAAGGCTTGGTCAAGGTAACAGTTTATGGACCACCTTCTGAGGCCGATATCGACAAACAAGTTGCCATTGTAGAAGATGTTGTCAGAAAGAAACCAGATGCAATAGTGATTTCTTCCACAAGTTCACAGGCAACTGCTCCAGCTTTGAACAAAGCATATCAACAGGGAATTAAAGTAATTCTAATCGACAATTTTGTCTACGACACTGGTTACAACTCTTTCTTGGCAACGAATAACAAAGTCGGTGGAGGACTTGCAGCAGAAAAAGTTGTCGAACTTTTGAAAAAAGCAGGAAAACCATTGAAGGGAAAAGTAGGACTCATCAGTTCAATGGCTGGCGTTCAAGTTTTGATTGACAGAGACGATGGTTTTGTTGCTAAACTCAAAGAACTTGCTCCTGGTCTTGAAATTCTTCCAACGAGATATGTAGATAATGACATTGCAAAGGCAGCTGCTGCAACCGAAGATTTGATAACTGCTTATGGGAATGACTTGGTAGCTATATTTGCTGATAACAACCACACTGGTGATGGAGTTGCCAGAGTAATTGAGGAAAGAAAACTCCAGGATAAGATCATAGCCGTTGCATACGATTCAGATCCTCAGGAAGTAGAAGCACTCAGAAATGGTAGTCTCAAAGCTTTGATAGTACAAGATCCACACGGAATGGGTTATAAAGGTGTCATGTTTGCATTCATGGCTATTCACGGTGAACCATTACCACTCTATTTCGATACCGGAGTCTATGTGGTGACCAAGGAAAATATGGATAACCTCACATGGGCTCTTGATCCATTCAAGAGAAAGAGATATTGAGAAACACCGTGTCATATCAAGGGGGGTTAATCCCCCCTCTTTACTATATCAAGCAGAAAGGGAGAATGACCTTTGAAGCAGAATTTTGAGATAAGTAAGATCTTTGATAGTACTATACTCAGACCTGATGTTACTTGGAATGAAATAGCTGAATTTGTCGATAGATCGATTCAATACAAAGTCAGGGGTATAGCGGTTCCTTGGTATGGTTTAAGGTATGTTCTTCAAGAAACTGCCAACACTGAAATAAGGATTGTTGTTGGTATCGACTTTCCTTTTGGTTATAGTCCCGTAGAAATGAAATTGAAAGAAATAGATTATTATATGTCGTTAAGCAAAAAAATCACAGATTTCGATGTAGTTATAAACATATCAGCCGTCAAATCAGCAAATTGGAATTATGTAAAAGAAGAGATAAATACGATATCTCAGTATATCAAAGACAAAGATGATAATCGAATCTGTAAGATGATAATAGAGACATGTATGCTATCAGAAGTTGAAATCAAAAAGATTTGTGAAATAATTTTGGAATGCCCAGAGGTCGATTACATAAAAACAGGAACGGGTTTTGGACCAAGGAGTACAACATTGGATGATGTAAAAACAATTCGTTCAGTAGTTGACGATAAAAAGAAAATAAAAGTGTCTGGCGGTATTAGAACTTTGAAACAAGTTGAGGATTTTCTCAAAGCTGGTGTGAGTCTTTTCGGCAGTAGTTCCGCCACACAGATCATAGACGAATTTCATACAAAACAGAGGGGGAAGTGATTGATGCAAGAATTGCTTAGATTAGAAGATGTGAGTAAATCTTTCCCAGGAGTTCAGGCTTTGGATCGAGTTAATTTGACAGTCAATAACGGGGAAGTCAGGGGACTTGTTGGAGAAAACGGTGCGGGAAAATCTACTTTGATAAAAATAATCACAGGTGCGTATGAGAAAGATTCTGGAAGAATTTATTTGGCAGGGAAGGAGATAAAAAGAAATGATCCGATAATTTCAATAAAACTTGGTATCTTTGCTGTTTATCAAGATGTGATGACTGCGCCAGACATAAGTATAGCTGAGAATTTTTTCTTGGGTTCGCAACCAGGTCGCTTTGGGATTATAAATTGGAGCAAGATGAGAAGTGAAGCAAAAAAGTTTTTAGATGAAATTGGACTTGATGTCGATGTACGTTTAGATATTAAAAATCTGAGTTTGGCGCAAAAGGAAATGGTGACAATTGCGAAAGTCTTACTTCGTGATCCTAAGCTGGTCATTTTTGATGAACCAACAGCAGTTCTAACTGATAATGAAAAAAAGTTGCTCTTTGGATTGATAAAAAGGTTAAAGGATAAAGGAGTCGGTGTCATTTATATATCACACAATTTGGAAGAAGTCTTTGAGATCTGCGATACTGTCACAGTACTCAAAGATGGCAAATTGGTGGGTACTTACAAGGTTGAACAAATAGAAAAAGTGGAGAATCTCATTCCACTTATGGTCGGGAGAAAGATTGAAGATATGTACTTCAAGCAGAATGTTGAGAAAGGTCAAGAGCTGTTGAGAGTCGAAGGATTGACCGGCTTGAAGTTTAAAGATGTATCTTTCACTCTTCATTCTGGTGAGATATTAGGTTTCTATGGACTGGCTGGCGCTGGTAGAACAGAAGTGGCAAGGGCAATCTTTGGCGCTGATAAGATCCTCTCAGGTTCTGTTTTCATAAAAGGACAAAAGGCGAACATAAAAACTCCAAAGGATGCAATAAATTCTGGCATAGGATATCTTCCGGAGGATCGCCGATTACAGGGTATATTCCCCACACAAAGCGTTGAATTCAACATAAATGCTGTGAATTATCGTGATCTGCTTCGTAAATTTCTCCTTCTTGTAGACCACAGAAAAGCGAGAGAACTCTCCAAAGATCTTGTCAGTAAACTATCCATAAAGACTCCAAGTATTAACCATACTATATATCAACTCAGCGGTGGAAATCAGCAGAAAGTTGTATTAGCAAGATGGCTCAGCAGATTCGCGAACATTTTGATACTCGATGAGCCGACAAACGGTATAGATGTAGGGGCAAAGGCGGAGATTTATAGATTAATAGGTGAAGTCGTGAAGCAAGGTAAGAGTGTGATTTTTATTTCTTCATATCTTCCAGAATTAATAGGAATCTGTGACAGAGTTTTGGTGATTTCCAATGGAAAAGTTGCGGGGGAGTTATCTCGTGAAGAATTCTCTGAAGAGCGTTTATTAGCACTTGCGATGACATACACAGCGAAAAGGGAGGATGTTGCGTGAAGAACAAAACGAATGCAGGCAAAAGAACAGTTCTGGGTGAGAAAAATCTATTGATAGTTTTTGCAATATTGGTCGTATCGTTGATATTCACAACAAAGGGTACATTTTTATCGTTTGGAAACATCACGAACCTTCTCAGACAAACGTCGATAAACGGTGTGGTTGCATTGGCTATGCTTTTTGTAATAGTGACTGGTGGTATAGATCTGTCCGTTGGTGCCGTTGTTGGGCTCTCAGGGATGATTTTTGCAATGTTGACATCTTCGAGACTCAGCTATCAAATTTCTTCCACATCGGCGGTAATAATTGCATTGATGGTTTCTGTCATGATTGGTGTTGCAAATGGTGCAGCTATTTACGATTTAAAAGTTCCACCTTTTATAGCGACCCTCGGTGTTATGACTTTTGTGAGAGGATTGGTGATGTACATTTCCTCTGGAAGAATGATAACTGGTATACCAAGTGGTTTTGTGAATTTTTCATCTGAGACTATCTTAGATATTCCCAAACTTGTATGGCTGTGGTTGTTGACAGCACTCGTTGTTGCACTTGCGTTGAAGTACACGAGATTTGGGAGAAATTTATATGCACTTGGAAGTAACAGAGAAGCTGCTCGATTGTCAGGTATAAATATGAGACTCAATTACTATGGTGCATATGCAGTCTCTGGGCTGTTGAGTGGTTTAGCTGGAATCATGTTGGCATCGAGATTGGCTGCTGGTGTTCCTACGGCGGGCCAAGGTTATGAATTGGATGCCATTGCTTCGGTTGTCATAGGTGGTGCAAGTTTGAATGGAGGAATAGGGACTGCTTTGGGAGCTGTTATAGGAGCTCTTTTAATTCAAACGTTGAGAAATGGGGGAAATTTACTGGGTATAGATCCGTTCATTATGCAAATGGCAATAGGATTGATCATAGTGGTTGCGGTATTCTTTGATCAATACGTGAAAGCTGGTCGAAGGTGATCTGATGAAAATATATATAGATGGATGTAGTGAGGAAGCATTGTTATTTGCACAAAAAATAGGTATAGGTATCACAACGAATCCTTCAATTATTTTGAAAGAAAGTTTTAGTAAAGATCTCATGAATGTGATTCGACGTCTGACAAATTTGAATGTTTCAACAATTTTCTTTCAAGTAGAAAATTTGGATGAAGAAATATTAGAGCAGTTGGACCCAAAAAAGTTCGTCATCAAGATACCATGGGTTGTGGAAAAATATAACCTATGCACTCCTTTAAGAGAAAGAGGTTTCAAAGTCTGTGCAACGGCTGTTTATGAGATATCACAACTTGTCTTTGCACTGAATTTTGGTGTTGATTACGTAGCTTTCTACTATGATCGAGCAAAACGAAGAGGTATAGATCCAAACGAAAGAATAAGACAATTCAAACAAATCATTGAAAATTCTGAAGATACCAAACTCGTTGTTGCAAGTTTGAAGTCGACAGAACAAGTAATCGATGCCATCATATCTGGTGCAGATGAGGTAGCTATTCCATTTGATGTATTTAACAAGTTTGCCTTGGTTCCTGAATATGTTGAAGAAGATGTGAAGAGATTCTCAGAAGATTTCAAAAGGTTATTGCCAAAAGTTAATGGGAGGATACACAATGAATAAAGTGGCGATATTCGGCAGTTTTGTAGTAGATTTGACGGCTTTTTCGCCTCATATTCCTCAGGTTGGTGAGACGGTATTTGCGAATGTATTCAAATATGGACCTGGTGGGAAAGGATTCAACCAAGCTGTTGCTGCTAAGAAAGCTGGTGCTGATGTAGTATTCATGACTAAGATTGGATACGATATGTTTGCTTCTGTTGCTGAAAGGGCTTTCACGGATTTTGGGTTGGATAGATCATATTTACTCAGATCCAACAACCGTGGAACTGGTGTTGCGCTGATCACGGTTGATAAGAATGGAAAGAATGCCATAACAGTTGTTCCAGGTGCGTGTACTGACATTTCAGTTGAGGAAATCCATGCAAATGCGGCAATTTTCAAAGATTGTGATGTCTTTGTAGCACAGTTTGAGGCTAATTTGGATGCAACCTTGCAAGCCATGAAGATTGCAAAAACCGCAGGTGCAACCACGATTCTTAATCCAGCTCCCGTGAGAGACTTTGACGGGGAATTACTCAAATATGTGGATATCATAATCCCCAACGAGATTGAAGCCAGTCAATTGGCAGGAATGTCCTTGGATGGAACAGACAGTTTATTCAAGATAGCCTCAAAGCTTGAAATGCTGGTTGATACGGTGATTATAACTCTTGGTGAAAAAGGCGTTTTCTGTTCTAAGGTTAGCAAAGATATCATACCAGCTTTGAGTGTAAACACAATTGACTCGACAGGTGCAGGAGATGCCTTTGTTGGGATTTTTGCCTCGTATTATTCAAGAGGAGCTTCACTGGCTGAAGCGATAGATTATGCACGTATTG
The DNA window shown above is from Thermotoga profunda AZM34c06 and carries:
- a CDS encoding ABC transporter substrate-binding protein, which gives rise to MKKLLLLCLGLVLIFGTVVFGAYEIAFIVKATDSDFWQYTIVGAKNAEKDLQGLVKVTVYGPPSEADIDKQVAIVEDVVRKKPDAIVISSTSSQATAPALNKAYQQGIKVILIDNFVYDTGYNSFLATNNKVGGGLAAEKVVELLKKAGKPLKGKVGLISSMAGVQVLIDRDDGFVAKLKELAPGLEILPTRYVDNDIAKAAAATEDLITAYGNDLVAIFADNNHTGDGVARVIEERKLQDKIIAVAYDSDPQEVEALRNGSLKALIVQDPHGMGYKGVMFAFMAIHGEPLPLYFDTGVYVVTKENMDNLTWALDPFKRKRY
- the deoC gene encoding deoxyribose-phosphate aldolase, encoding MKQNFEISKIFDSTILRPDVTWNEIAEFVDRSIQYKVRGIAVPWYGLRYVLQETANTEIRIVVGIDFPFGYSPVEMKLKEIDYYMSLSKKITDFDVVINISAVKSANWNYVKEEINTISQYIKDKDDNRICKMIIETCMLSEVEIKKICEIILECPEVDYIKTGTGFGPRSTTLDDVKTIRSVVDDKKKIKVSGGIRTLKQVEDFLKAGVSLFGSSSATQIIDEFHTKQRGK
- a CDS encoding sugar ABC transporter ATP-binding protein, with translation MQELLRLEDVSKSFPGVQALDRVNLTVNNGEVRGLVGENGAGKSTLIKIITGAYEKDSGRIYLAGKEIKRNDPIISIKLGIFAVYQDVMTAPDISIAENFFLGSQPGRFGIINWSKMRSEAKKFLDEIGLDVDVRLDIKNLSLAQKEMVTIAKVLLRDPKLVIFDEPTAVLTDNEKKLLFGLIKRLKDKGVGVIYISHNLEEVFEICDTVTVLKDGKLVGTYKVEQIEKVENLIPLMVGRKIEDMYFKQNVEKGQELLRVEGLTGLKFKDVSFTLHSGEILGFYGLAGAGRTEVARAIFGADKILSGSVFIKGQKANIKTPKDAINSGIGYLPEDRRLQGIFPTQSVEFNINAVNYRDLLRKFLLLVDHRKARELSKDLVSKLSIKTPSINHTIYQLSGGNQQKVVLARWLSRFANILILDEPTNGIDVGAKAEIYRLIGEVVKQGKSVIFISSYLPELIGICDRVLVISNGKVAGELSREEFSEERLLALAMTYTAKREDVA
- a CDS encoding ABC transporter permease, with the protein product MKNKTNAGKRTVLGEKNLLIVFAILVVSLIFTTKGTFLSFGNITNLLRQTSINGVVALAMLFVIVTGGIDLSVGAVVGLSGMIFAMLTSSRLSYQISSTSAVIIALMVSVMIGVANGAAIYDLKVPPFIATLGVMTFVRGLVMYISSGRMITGIPSGFVNFSSETILDIPKLVWLWLLTALVVALALKYTRFGRNLYALGSNREAARLSGINMRLNYYGAYAVSGLLSGLAGIMLASRLAAGVPTAGQGYELDAIASVVIGGASLNGGIGTALGAVIGALLIQTLRNGGNLLGIDPFIMQMAIGLIIVVAVFFDQYVKAGRR
- a CDS encoding transaldolase family protein translates to MKIYIDGCSEEALLFAQKIGIGITTNPSIILKESFSKDLMNVIRRLTNLNVSTIFFQVENLDEEILEQLDPKKFVIKIPWVVEKYNLCTPLRERGFKVCATAVYEISQLVFALNFGVDYVAFYYDRAKRRGIDPNERIRQFKQIIENSEDTKLVVASLKSTEQVIDAIISGADEVAIPFDVFNKFALVPEYVEEDVKRFSEDFKRLLPKVNGRIHNE
- a CDS encoding ribokinase; the protein is MNKVAIFGSFVVDLTAFSPHIPQVGETVFANVFKYGPGGKGFNQAVAAKKAGADVVFMTKIGYDMFASVAERAFTDFGLDRSYLLRSNNRGTGVALITVDKNGKNAITVVPGACTDISVEEIHANAAIFKDCDVFVAQFEANLDATLQAMKIAKTAGATTILNPAPVRDFDGELLKYVDIIIPNEIEASQLAGMSLDGTDSLFKIASKLEMLVDTVIITLGEKGVFCSKVSKDIIPALSVNTIDSTGAGDAFVGIFASYYSRGASLAEAIDYARIGAAISTTRVGTSPSMPTKDEIEHFGHAQTVR